A single genomic interval of Theropithecus gelada isolate Dixy chromosome 16, Tgel_1.0, whole genome shotgun sequence harbors:
- the SMTNL2 gene encoding smoothelin-like protein 2 isoform X2 yields the protein MRKTSSSCIMENGHQPGAGPGDGSPEVAQTFSAPDPPRPRPVSLSLRLPHQPVTAITRVSDRFSGETSAAALSPTSAATLGGLNPSPSEATTPWTPSPGENNSSFTRSVSSSGYGAVTASKHSNSPPLVTPPQSPVSPQPPATTQVHRQGERRRELVRSQTLPRTSGAQARKALFEKWEQETAAGKGKGETRARLKRSQSFGVASASSIKQILLEWCRSKTLGYQHVDLQNFSSSWSDGMAFCALVHSFFPDAFDYNSLSPTQRQKNFELAFTMAENLANCERLIEVEDMMVMGRKPDPMCVFTYVQSLYNHLRRFE from the exons GTCCAGGCGACGGATCCCCCGAGGTTGCCCAAACCTTCTCGGCACCAGATCCCCCCAGGCCTCGCCCTGTGAGCCTCTCCTTGCGGCTGCCCCACCAGCCAGTCACGGCCATCACCCGAGTCTCTGACAGGTTCTCTGGGGAGACTTCAGCAGCGGCTCTGTCACCTACGTCTGCTGCCACCCTGGGGGGCCTCAACCCAAGCCCCAGTGAGGCCACCACGCCCTGGACTCCCAGTCCTGGCG aGAATAATTCCTCCTTCACACGGTCTGTGTCGAGCTCTGGCTACGGGGCAGTGACAGCAAGCAAACACAGCAACAG CCCACCACTGGTGACACCACCCCAGTCACCAGTGTCCCCGCAGCCGCCAGCCACAACTCAGGTCCATCGGCAGGGGGAGCGTCGCAGGGAGCTGGTGAGGTCACAGACGCTGCCCCGCACCTCGGGGGCGCAGGCCCGGAAGGCATTATTTGAGAAGTGGGAGCAGGAAACAGCGGCTGGCAA GGGGAAAGGCGAGACCCGGGCCAGGCTGAAGCGGTCGCAGAGCTTCGGTGTGGCCAGCGCCAGCAGCATCAAGCAGATCCTGCTCGAGTGGTGCCGCAGCAAGACGCTGGGCTACCAG CACGTGGACCTGCAGAACTTTTCCTCCAGCTGGAGCGACGGCATGGCCTTCTGCGCCCTGGTGCACTCCTTCTTCCCCGACGCCTTCGACTACAACTCCCTGAGCCCCACGCAGCGGCAGAAGAACTTTGAGCTGGCCTTCACCATGGCTGA GAATCTGGCCAACTGTGAACGCCTCATCGAAGTGGAGGACATGATGGTGATGGGCCGCAAGCCGGACCCCATGTGCGTCTTCACCTACGTCCAGTCGCTGTACAACCACCTACGTCGCTTTGAGTAA